From Chiloscyllium plagiosum isolate BGI_BamShark_2017 chromosome 47, ASM401019v2, whole genome shotgun sequence, the proteins below share one genomic window:
- the LOC122544246 gene encoding interferon-inducible GTPase 5-like — protein MSPGLIEPGLWVDKEMMMFFYEIFISLRNSFSYYFRSAQVEPAQCLRKVSLKKSLMSTRKQYINVAVTGPVNSGKSTLVDAMRAYGEEGEEAEPRAAGASCKGLPRSYVYPSNPRILLWDLPGIEASEVRQHAYVEKVDLRSYDYYILTSSSRMDEEVLYLANEISRMGKSFLFARTKIDVYVSDTKQQNFNQGDLLREIRKHFSKTLKAIGVHFPHVFLLSALEPDRYIPSCLLLLFRQVRQDTVVSEQKQKRIPNDWTPSPLPWGCSALLYIPFTNLVPPLQIK, from the exons ATGTCTCCAGGATTGATTGAACCAGGACTCTGGGTGGACAAG GAAATGATGATGTTCTTCTACGAAATCTTCATCTCACTGAGAAACTCCTTCTCCTACTACTTCAGGTCGGCGCAGGTGGAGCCCGCCCAGTGCCTGAGGAAGGTGAGCTTGAAAAAGAGCCTGATGTCCACCAGGAAGCAGTACATCAACGTGGCTGTGACGGGGCCGGTGAATTCTGGGAAGTCTACCCTGGTGGACGCCATGAGGGCCTACGGCGAGGAAGGGGAGGAGGCCGAGCCCAGAGCGGCTGGGGCCAGCTGCAAGGGCTTGCCCCGATCCTATGTCTACCCGAGCAACCCCCGGATCCTCCTGTGGGACCTGCCAGGCATCGAGGCCAGCGAGGTCAGGCAGCACGCCTACGTGGAGAAGGTGGACCTGCGCTCCTATGACTACTACATCCTGACCTCCAGCAGCCGGATGGACGAGGAGGTCCTCTACCTGGCCAACGAGATCTCCCGGATGGGCAAGAGCTTCCTGTTTGCCCGCACCAAGATTGACGTCTACGTCAGCGACACCAAGCAGCAGAACTTCAACCAGGGTGACCTGCTGCGGGAAATCCGTAAGCACTTCTCCAAGACCCTGAAGGCCATCGGCGTCCACTTCCCGCACGTCTTCCTCCTCTCGGCGCTGGAGCCAGACAG GTACATTCCCTcatgcctcctcctcctctttcgGCAGGTCAGACAAGACACAGTGGTTAGTGAGCAAAagcagaagagaattccaaatgacTGGACTCCCTCCCCACTACCTTGGGGCTGCTCCGCCTTGCTGTATATACCCTTTACAAACCTGGTTCCCCCCctccaaataaaataa